The stretch of DNA acttctcagttcctatgcttcctggctgatgtgttggtcacttttgaatgctggcggtgctttcactctagtggtagcatgagacggaatctacaacccacacaagtagctttggtagtacagctcatccaggatggcacatcaatgcaagctgtggcaagaaggtttgctgtgtctgtcagcgtagtgtccagagcatggaggcgctactaggagacaggccagttcatcaggagatgtggaggaggccgtaggacggcaacaacccagcagcagggccactacctctgcctttgtgcaaggaggagcactgccagagccctgcaaaatgacctccagcagaccacaaatgtgcatgtgtccactgaaacgatcagaaacagactccatgagggtggtatgagggcctgacacccacaggtgggggttgtgcttacagcccaacaccgtgtaggacgtttggcatttgccattgaacacaaagattggcaaattttctactggcaccctgtgctcttcacagaggaaagcaggttcacactgagcacattggaaagatgtgacagagtctggagatgccgtggagaatgttctgctgcctgtaacatcctccagcatgactggtttggcggtgggtcagtaatggtgtggggtggcatttctttgggggtcacacagctctccatgtgcttgtcagaggtagcctgactgccattagatactgagatgagatcgtcagaccccttgtgagagcatatgctggtgcggttggccctgggttcatcCTAATgcaatgctagaccttatgtggctggagtgtgtcagcagttcctgcaagaggaaggcattgatgctatggactggcccgcctgttccccactAGACCTGAATcttattgagcacatctgggacatcatgtttcgctctatctaccaacgccacgttgcaccacagactgtccaggagttggcggatgctttagtccaggtctgggaggacattcctcaggagaccatctgccacctcatcaggagcatgcccaggcgttgtaggaaggtcatacgggcatgtgaaggccacacacactactgagcctcattttgacttgttttagggacattacatcaaagttggatcagcctgtagtgtagttttccactttgattttgagtgtgactccatacccagaccttcatgggttgagaaatttgatttccattgataattttgtgtgattttgttgtcagcacattcaactatgtaaagacgaaagtatttcatacgattagttcattcattcagatctaggatgtgttatcttagtgtaaaACTTTGTAAAACTAGTATACATAGACGTTTTTTGCAttcatcaggttttttttttttcctataggcTCCTCTaaaggacttaaaaaaaaaaaaaaaacttcatgtacaacagtgatctcaaactgtggccctccaaatgttgcaaaacttcaactccggacatgctgggagtttaagttttgcaacatctggagggccacagtttgagaccactgatgtacaATATAATGGAAAATAACGTGCCTCCAAAAAGTCTTGTAAGAAAAGATAAGTTATAACATTTAAAATGCAtagcatttttacaaaaaaattttaaaaggcaGAAAAAAATGTGAAGGAGACTCAAGTTGCTATCTGTAAAGTGGCATATAGGGGGTAACTATCATAGCACTTTTTCTTAAACTAGTGAAATATAGGCAAATATTAGGCAAATATTTGTGATGTTGTgcaaatatttttagttttcacCAGCATCCACTGAATGAGCATAGGTTAGCAGAAAGGGGCATGGTTTAAGGGTGAAGGGGCGTAGTTTAAGGGTGAAGGGGTGTAGTTTAAAGGTGAAGGGGGTGTGGTCAGCCTCCTTCTCCAGATTTATGGAAGTATATGCCATGAAACCAGCATTAACTGCTGGTAATCTTCAGTTCAGAGCAAGCAGAGATTTCAGCACTGGTGCACAGCCTTCCTGGATAAAAAGAAGTCGTCCAGTGATAAGTTTAGGGGATAGGAGATAattgtctgatggcggggggttCAACCACTGGAACCCCCTGTGAACTTccatacggggccccagctcggcCTTGGCTCAGCACTGCAAGAGCACGTTATGTACATAGCAGGTCAGCTGCtacaaacacgccccctccattcatctttatgtctccgcctctctcatagacatgaatcaaGGGGGCGGTTTTGTACCTGTTGACCTGCTGTGTGCAAAACGTCACACACAGCACCGGAGCCGGGGTCAAGTTgtggccccgtatgggagatcgctgggggttccagcggtcacactcccccacgatcagacatttatcatctatcctgcagataggggatacatttcttaccACTGGACGACTTCTTTAAGTAGAGGCTTATGTCTCTTCATAAATCCAGCGAGACTGTGCTGGTGGGGCtttgggttttgataaatatccctccATAAATTGTTTTTTAAGTGTATcaaaaatgtgtatatgtatatatatatatatatatatatatatatatatataacaaagaaaaaagaagCAGCACAACCTTGTAGTGCAAATAGATGCTGGGTGCAAgcagaaacagactctatgatggtttccaaataaaaataattcaacAGCACACCATTTTATGAAAGATAAATTAGGTTTATTCACTCAGTGTCTTGCTGACAAGACAAGTGGCAAGAGACTGGGTGAATAAACCCCATTGATCTTTTACCATCCATGGTGTGCTGTTGGATtcttaatatatacatatatgaaaaaaataaaataataataataataatatatatatatatatatatatatatatatatatatatcatatgcaAGTATAACAATTGCAGAAGCTTTGTACAGTAGTCAGGCTTTTATATGTCCACAGAATCTCATAAACTGATGCAGGAGAATTGATTTTGTCAGTTGTACAAGAGCAGAGTTTGTTATTTGTCTCAAAATgtgaacattgttttttttttttttcccttattgCATAGGACTGCAGAAAAGCTTAATTGAGGATCAAGtatctttttttaaacattaggctacgttcacacactgtttttctttttttttttttcttttttgccttattTTCCACCttgttttaagatttttttttctgtttacacGCAGTTTTCCTCCCTATTTTGTTTTTGGTCTGTTTTTCAACCATGTATGGCTCAAAATGAAGCTCagaaaacactgtgtgaacatagccttaagttATCAATTCATTGAATTGCATTTTAATTGTAATGGCATTGAATCTACAACACTGTGAAACTACAAGTCACAATGATTTTACACTTTATACCATAGATGTAACCCTTTTTTGTTGTATATGTCATACTCAGATTCATACCTGTCCCCACGAGAAAACACAAAATACAGAAATGATACaggaataaatgaataaatgactcttcagctctgctacatcctgactGTTCCTTACATTCTCAGTCTGCGCTGTTGTCCCCTTTATGCAATATTACCCTAGTTAAGCTATTAAAAGGTATCTGTACATCTCAGTGATAAAATAATagatcaaataaaaataaaaaagattttcacaataatatatattcacacatcttctagaaaaatatattataaatttATTATCTGTTTTATAACACTGCTTTGAACAGGAATGTAGAGCACCGCTGCTCCATACATCACAATGTATATACGGTAGGTACGTGGCTCTCCTTCATCCATGGAGTGCATTCAGGACATGATATAAATGTCCACTTAATTGGTGTGGACTCATACCTAAGTACACTTTGGTAGAATATTGGAGACATAACAGTCTATATAGTCCTTGATATCAATAACTAGTAATCATGAGAATGTGATAGGATACAACAGAGAGAGGCTCTTCTAAGCTGTGGCCCCACAAAGCCTATTGGATACATTAACTTCTTTGGAATCACATTCCAGTCTTCCCGAAACCACGAATGGCCATGTCTGTAAAGAAGAATTTCTTGTTATCTCAGGCATTAAACAGCAGGCTAAAAACAATGTAtatatgtgaaccaagcctaggACATGGAATgtcaaatatttataaatatatattgatgtaaatacattttaataCAGAAAATATTGTATCAAATGCTATCTATTAGTTATGTTATCTTCCTATTTAGTACACAATCAAAACATtatagcagtgttccccaactacaactcccatcatggggaaatggtagttttgcagcagcttgaTAGTCACAGATTGAGGAACACTGctttatagtgatatatatatatatatatatatatatatatatatatatatatatatatatatatagatatatatatatataactatatagatataggtataggtatagatatatatatatatatttatatatatatatatatatatatatatatatatatatatggaactaCTGTGAACAATATAACTAAAAAACATAcaattaaataattaaaaaaatacacaaatgaaTGCATATAATTATCTAATACAGCCTTTTAAATACTATGgcattaaatatttatatatttatttatttaaatattcatatatttcattgtaatataatataatatatgaaaCATAAAGTTAGTAGTGTTTTAAATGCTGTAATagatcatatttatttatttttcctcattatttttctttttcttatttattattttatttattgatttatttatttagtcaacttgtgtttttttctcaaatatttaaaaaaagaaaaataaaacatcaaatacataaatataattATCTATTACAGCGTGTAAAACATTTTGGCATTATATATTGATGTTTCATATTTCATGTATTGTACTATTGCAAGATACATAATTAATTGCAACATCCAAAACAATATAGGACGTGCAGTGGTACATGCAATATAAAATGTACATTTCCCCTATAGGTTTTCCATAACATGAGATGTCATGTTTATCagtgtatagaaatgtatagatatTTGCAAACCTTTAAACATTCCATTAACTAGAATAAAGTAGTATagtaatacagtacagtataaagAGTCTCAAAGAAAAGACAgataactagtgatgagcagcaggggccatattcgaatttgcgatatttcgattATTGACGATTGTTCGTCtaatgttcgcgaaattcgcatattcgctatgttcgatcgtttttttttttttttcgttttttcacaTGCCaatttttatgctaattttccaatacgaattttcgcatggaacatttgcataaaaattttcctgaggaaaaaaaaaaatacgaatattattcattacaaatatatggcactataaaaattcacattacgaatattcgtgctcaacactacagataatcttgttttttttttttgttttttgttttttgccgaACTAGGCTGGAATGGCACccggtagggcagtgtttcccaactaaggtgcctccagctgttgcacaactacaactcccggcatgcccggacagcctttggctgtccgggcatgctgggagttgtaggagtgcaacagctggaggccccctggttgggaaacactgcagtagggtgACAGTAATAACTACAGCTGTGTATAACATATTTCATGCACAGAAACACTTAACATTTTCCATTACCATGATGCAGCCCTTGAAGCCGACTGGTGCTGGCTGTATGGGAGCTTCATTCTTACCAGGTTGACAGGATGCACATAGCTATTGTCATATCTGTCGTCCTGCAGCAGCTGCCTAAGGTGGGCAATGTAGCTGGAGGCCAGTCTCAGGGTGTCAAGTTTGGAGAGCTTGGTGTCTGGGGGTACCCAGGGCAGGCTGGTCTTCAGCCTGGAGAAGGCTTTGCTCAGCACTCTCATGCGGGCTCTCTCCCTGGCATTAGCTGCATTTCTTTGGGATTGCTTGCATTCCTTGGA from Hyla sarda isolate aHylSar1 chromosome 5, aHylSar1.hap1, whole genome shotgun sequence encodes:
- the MSC gene encoding musculin isoform X1, which produces MSTGSVSDTEDLLELRVLELQYRKSKGGVGCSDLLLDHSTDNSEDGIAETSTGKKKRECRSHQSPDKKQTPRPSKECKQSQRNAANARERARMRVLSKAFSRLKTSLPWVPPDTKLSKLDTLRLASSYIAHLRQLLQDDRYDNSYVHPVNLTWPFVVSGRLECDSKEVNVSNRLCGATA
- the MSC gene encoding musculin isoform X2, coding for MSTGSVSDTEDLLELRVLELQYRKSKGGVGCSDLLLDHSTDNSEDGIAETSTGKKKRECRSHQSPDKKQTPRPSKECKQSQRNAANARERARMRVLSKAFSRLKTSLPWVPPDTKLSKLDTLRLASSYIAHLRQLLQDDRYDNSYVHPVNLVRMKLPYSQHQSASRAAS